The DNA window aaagatgctCAAAATGCTCAACCAATGGAGCACTAGCCACTGATATGTGGGCCTCACATGTCAATGTGCAGCTCTATTCCCACCCAATGTTCTTCATGTGAAGCTTGAAAATGGCAAAAGATTTCATCTTTCTTCAGGAAACTGGGTAGTGGCCTAGTGGGTATACTGGAGCCAttccaaaaagaaaatccaTAGCTAATCTATCATCAAATAATAGTAAAATACCTTTAAAGTGGTACTAGCTCCTTGAGTAAGCATTGCCATTAATGTCTTGCATTGTCAATAATCTCAAATAGACCTTATCAATGTCTTACAAATTACAAGCAGTAGATGCTTGTTAGCACTAATTTGCTGTTTTGTTCCTAACCTTCAATCTGAAATCTTGGTCGTCACTTAAACCCAAAAGTTATCTCCTACGTTATCTTGCTACTTAGCTAGTATCACTAAGCTGACCTACCATCCAAGTAAAAAGAGCAATTGAAACAGAGCCACAAATCCTAAACAAGTGTCAGTAACATCAAGTTCTTGCACAGTTTAGAGCCCCAGCAGTATGTAGTAGACCAGGGTGATGGGGAGGGCAATCAGCATCCCGAATATCACACTGCAAGGCAAGAGTTCATGGCCATGTCAGATGAAATATCATTACATAGAATCATGGTTAGATGCAAACGCATTATAAGGAGGTGagataaaagtgaaaaataaagaggGTGAGTTCTAGTACAAAAGCTAGCTTTACGGAGCTCCAAGGCAAATACACGAGTGACAAAAAGATACATGAGAAAATATTAGAGTCAATCTTGTAGTTAATCTATGATACATGTTAACTTTAATATGGACTTATAGTTAGGGCCCTGTctagttccaaaaacatcacatcgaatttttggacacctaaataaaacattaaatatatatgaacattaaaactaattatacagttatggagaaaatgtgagacgaatcttttaagcctaattagtacatgattagccataagtgctacagtaaccaacatgtgctaatgacgaattaattagactcaaaaaattcgtctcgcggtttccaggcgaaatctaaaatttgttttgtaattagactacgtttaatattttaaatgtgtgaccgtAGGCGTCGATGTAACAtctttcctaaaatttttgctAACTAAATGCAGCCTTAGTCGCTGGCTCTTCTATtaaactactacctccatcaaaaaaaacttcatattttttttgtctctgtCCAGAGTGTtaatcatccgtcttatttaaaaaaatattaaaaaaaacttaaaaaatagtcacgtataaagtactattcatgttttgtcatctaatattaataaaaaaattaatcacaaaaaaattaaataagacaaatagtaaaatattttattcaaaatctaaaaaatgaacttattttgataCTGCGGAAGAAGTAGTTCATATGAACTTCCCTTTCTGAATGATAGTAGTACATACTCGTACTACTACATAAATCATGATTGCGATGGCTGTTTTAGTCCAAATCAATATGATTAGGAATCATCAAAAGTTGCAAGATGCGCCCctcttcagaaaaaaatagtgcaTGGTGTTTGTGATTATGAATTACTTGTGGTACAACGGAATAGGGATCCGGGAAACAGGGCGAGAGATTCCTGGGTATAATAAACCCCCAAGAATGGGGGCTAGAGATTCTCCAACActggaaaaataaagaatgctGAGAGATCATACGCTGTGCTGAGAATGTCAGGATGAACGTTGTACTCCTTGGCGAACACGAAGGGCACGATTCCTTGAGGAAGAGCAGCCTGAAAATTCACTAACAATGGTTAACTTTCATAGATTCCTCTTCAGTTAAGCAATGCACTTCGAGATGCAGAGGCCTGAATTGCAGCCTACCTGAACAATGGCGATGTGCAGAAGCACCCCGCGAAGCCCAACGGCAATGGAGACGGCAGCCATGACGGCTGGACCCATGAGGAACCTGACGGCCATGGCAAATGAAGCAACGGAGTTCCCACAAGCAATGATCCGTGGCTGCAATGCCATGAACAAGCCTGCAAACCAAGATAGCATTCAGCTTTTGCAGTTAGAGATGGAACCATATGTAAGATTACAACAATGGTGGCATGTAGTCTTCGAGATGTACAAACCTAGGCTGAACATGGCCATTCCAAGCCCTGCATCTGACAGGATCGAAATCGACCGCGCGATGATGGCTGGCATCTCAATCCCCCACCTAAATTGCATCGAATTGTTCACGAGATTAACAAACATGCAGCAAACAGAGATGACTAGTGATGAACATGGCATTGTGGCAATGTGAAACtgaacaaaattttgtttcgttGACCTGTAGGAGACGAGggaccagatgataccaaggAGGCTGGAGTAAGTGTTGGGGTTCCTGATCAGCTTCCTCCAGACCATGATCAGGATGAGCCTGGTCATcacgctcgccggcggcagcgcggctggcctctcctcgccgtcgtccttcGGCCGGAGCTGCGCCGTCGAGTTGGAACCCAGCTTGGACAGCGTCGGCCCGTGCCCGTCCTTCTCGTTCTTGTTCCCGAAGCTGTACTCGTCGTAAGCCTGAGCTCCTGTACAATGCAAACATCAaaaataagaatttttttgtcaaatcaTGTCAAGTAATAGCacaaaatttgcaaataaCAATCCAGCTTTGCATATGCATCAATCTAAGCATGCTACTTTTAAGATCACAAAATGTAGTGCAGTACTAAAAACGAATTTAAACACTTCGACAGTAGTCAATTAAGTTCTTCACAAAGCCATAAAAGTGATCTGGACCGTTGATTCTTCTGATCGGATGGTCCAAAGCACAAGATAAGTGTGATTAATTGGGCAGATGCAAACAACAGTGTAATACACGCGGCCAAACAAAAAGTCAAGTCAAAGTGCATggaaagatgataaaaaaggtGCTACCTTTGGCGGCGCCgtggtcggcgccggcgctgccgaAGACGTGCACTGCgccagctgcggcggcggcggcgcgctccgACACTGGTGAGGCGCTGGAGCTCCACACGAACATGTGCAGGTCCTTCCTCTTCCCCACCACCGGCTGCGGCGAGTGGCCGCCCTTCTCCTCGTCCCCCTGCttggcgccaccgccgccgttgccgacgATGTTGAAGAACTCGGCGTGGTTGAAGCTGGAGCCCCGCGGCGTCGGGTTCCGCGACGACTGCAGCGAGTATATCTCGACGCcggagaggttggagacgCGCGGCTGCATGTTCTGCGAGTGGGAGTGGGAGTGCGAGCACGCCGCCTCGGAGCGGGAGCTCGTGGACTTGCGCACGGTGACCCGCATCCggccgtcctcgccgacctccgcctgcagctcggccgcgccgcctgcgccgccggcgagcgagaCGACGTCGGAATCCACCCGGAAGGAGAcgatggaggcggcggtgtcggGGAACTGCTCCATgacgaggaggcgggcgccgCGGTACTCGAAGAGGAAGAGCATGAGCGTGTACCAGATGATGCACTGGAGCACGACGATCTGCACCATGAGGCTGCCGGAGTCGGCGCCGTACATGCCCCTGAGCAGCGGGATGCCCATGACGAGGGTGTTGGGGAGCgtggagagggagaagagggTGATGAGCCAGTCGAGCGAGCCGCGGCAGGAGAGGCGGCACCAGAGCGCGAGGAGGGCGAGGACGATGAGCTTCTGGAGCGaatcggcggcgaggaagcggaGGTTCATGGCGAAGGGGTTGTTGGTGGAGATGAAGTGGAAGGAGAGGAGCGGGACGGCGAAGAGCGCGACGAAGCGGTTGATGCCGGAGCACTGGTCCGGGGAGAAGATGCGCCACCAGCGGACGGAGGCGTAGGCGAGCGTCATGGCCACGTACAGCGGCACCACCGCCGTCAGCACGTGGTAGAGGTCCAGCACCGTGATCATGgccgctcctctcctctcctcttcagCTCTTCTTCTTGTTGCTGCCGCCTGCCAAGAATGAGGAGGAGAGCTGCACCTGCAGTGCAATGGAGCAAAGCCAAGACGAGCAAGAGaaaaggggagggagggggagacaCAGATGAGGCAAGATGGTCAGGGGAGAGGCAATGCAGGGGCCGCAGCTTTTGGGCAAAAGCAGCACCAGCTCAGCTCAGCAGCAAAGTCGCAGCAGCAGGCATGGTGGGAGTAGGGAGTAGAGTAGCAATGCAACGGAGAGCGCACAGGCACGGGGGAGAGATGTAGGCCCTCTTTTTtggttctaaaaattttctatcaaaaacatcatattacgTCAAATATGTAGACgcagttatataaaaaatcgtaagacaaatcttttaagtctcattagtttataattagtcataagtattATAGCAACTCACATGCggtaatgacggattaattagactctcacgtggtttctaggtgagccgtgaaatttattttttcattcgtatccaaaaaccgcttctgacatccgatcaaatgtttaatgtgacacctaaaaatttttattttcccaactaaacacccctaataaaaaattagttattttaaagtatttttacgttttattatctaataaaattattaatcataaaaaaattaaataagataaagagttaAAGATAGtgtcaaaaacttaaaaaataaccttattttaagacggatggagtattaaCTGGCACACATGAAACGAGATATACCATTAACctataataattaagtattaaaatattagaacaattttaccatccttgagaagatacCGAGAGGTACCActcttttttatgtaaaatttagtaactctTTATAGTACCGGTACCAagaggatgaaaaaaaagctccaaaaattttataaacttgaaatagATTCATCTGGTTTTTCTAAATAGCTTTCGTATAAACattttaacaaaatacaaaCTATTCAATAGTACTACGAGAAGTGTgggaaaaaaagacaaacattaGCACGTACCATCACTCATGAACAGTGTTCTACAATGTTTATCTATTCTAGATCGATTATTTCCTGTAATTTAATGGAtcgaatatatttattttatcagaATAATTACTGgtgctaaaatatttttttattagtaataggactttaaattaatgagatatttttatatcgacggtagaaaagaaaagaaaggagaagGGAGAGGCGTACCGGGGTGTGTCTGTCAGGTGATGGTGGTACGCCGTACGATTGAGTAAAAGTGCGGCCGGTTGGCGTAATGGCGGACAAGAAAGACGGGGCCGGGGGAGCATGCCCATGCATTGGGAGCCGCGACCTCCCTCTCGCtgaggatgaagaagaagTTGTCCCTAGCTACTACCAGTAGAGCTGCGACTCATCATGTGTTGAGAATCCTATAAAGATCGAAGCTTTTATGCAGTGTCCTTGCTGCATGTGagcagtacaatagcaggctatggGGGTATTTGGAGCtcctaagattttttttcagcccTCTGCACATCGAATGCTATGGGGGTATTTGGAGCtcgtaagatttttttttttcaaatcctccgcacatcgaatgtttaaataattattattaaaaccTATTTCATATtgtggactatttcgcgagacaaatctattaaacctaattaatctataattagtggatatgatgctatagtaaacatttactaatcgtggattaattagacttaaaaaatttgcctaacaaaatagcctttatttatgcaattagtttgtTATCcgtctacatttaatactcctaattaacattcaaacatccgatacaTCCAATATGACAGGGGACTataaaaaagtctctggatccaaacagccactatAAGCTATaaccatattttaaaaagataagagtggagagagaagagaggtgagctactaatttatactaatttatagtcagctgcatACGAAATCTAAGACACagtatgtgtgtatgatatgtgggaccatgtacttATGTTTTCTACTATCTCCGTcacgaaataagatcatttttcgttttttcgtctctaacgtttgaccattcgtcttatttaaaaaatttatataaaaacttaaaaaaattagtcacacataaagtactattcatatttcatcatctagtaagaataaaaatattaatcacaattttttttcaaataagacgaatggtcaaacgttggatacggaaaaacgaaaaataatcttatttcaaGATAGGGTAGTAgatactattatataaattaactattagattaactatatataaatggAAAACAGTAGtcagctatactattgaacttacaCCTCTGCCTGTGCCACGCTGTGGGTTTGCTGCCGCATTCGTACCATACCGTCCTACACCACCAGTACACCTCAACACTGTTTCCCAGAGCGCATGGTTTctcatagaattttttaaatttttaattttatttattaaatattttacaaatttaattttgcgtTTCAAATATTCACataactaacctcctgccacTCTCGAGGAGGGCGGAATACcgacgtggcaaacggccacCCGGCTCAGAGGGACGGCCGTCAACGGCACGCTGgacaattttgcatttagcccCTTTCTGTCCTGTGTAAGAGCGGAAAGGGGCTAAATGCAAAATGTCCATGTGTGTCCCAGAAATTTTTCACGTGCTTCAGTGGGGATTTGATCTCTggttttctatatagaagaaGGAGATGATGACCACTAAGACAAAAGAGCGCTTAGGatcaaataaatacatatgttatacatatatggatCAAAAACGTGATTTAATTGCAAAAAGTTCCCGCGGCACCATAgtaattttgcatttacccCCTTGCCGCCCCATGCCGCCCTTATAGAGGGCGGAAAGGGTCTAAATGTAAAAAGGTTAGATGTGCCGTTGCCGGCTGTCCCTCCTAGCCAGgtggccgtttgccacgtcagtATTCCGCCCTCatagagggcggcaggaggttagttctgtgaatttttgaaatgcaaaattaaatttgaaaaataattaataaataaaattaaaaatttaaaaaaatcgtttCTCATCTGCCgctaacaaaatttcaaatttttaaccttaaatttaaaaatattttttattattattaatttattttaatgtttgtttttaatcactaataacacatatttaaagtttttatttataaattataattgttcacaaatatattgtttgttttttctgaaaaaacaaaacgataACTCCTCTTGTTCATGTAAGATTGTGTAGATGTACAATTGTACTTCTATACTTAGAGTACTTTTTCTCCCTTATGAAATATAGAGCATTATACATTtctgtgatttattttttttatgaaatggGATAAGATCCTCTCTCTGCATCCACTAGATATACACAGCCATTAGTCAAAAACCTGAATTTTTGTGATCGGTTAGAATCTAACCCAAGTGAATTACGTGCACGACGACTATGCTACCCAACCGACCAAGCCACATCTCCCTAATTCAAAATCTGTGCCATAATAAAAGCATTTATACACTAATTCTTATCATTTCAATCATTCTAATGATTCATGCTTAGAAAATGAATCTAGTCaaatgaaaattgaaaaactGGCCATTGAAGTgattaaatgaaaataattggAAATTTACTTAGTCTAttctaaacaacttaaaaatatttatattttgaaatagtactctacctttttatttgatgtcattaatttttaggtctacgtttaatcatttttcttattaaaaaattatataatcattagttattttgttataatttaatttattattaacaatactttaaatatgacttattattttgtatatttgtataaaatttttgaaaaacacgAATAATGAAACTAGCTTCAAAAGTCatcaactttaaataaaaaactgagAAAGAAGAGAGTACTAGTTACTACTACCAGTGTCACACGTTAGCTAGAGCAGCAACTACCACCCCAGCCCATACACTCATGCAGCTAGAGCGTGTGCACTGCACAGCATCACGTACAGGTGCATAGTTTGTGCTTGTTCACTTGCAGCTCATTTGGTTATTTGGTTACGTGCTTGCTGGTAGAGCATAagagaatggctaaattttgactctccgaattaaaatttagtcatttattttagttttgacaCTCCAATTTATAGAGTATCTTCAAGATACTATCCATCCCACTCTTTAAATCCTGACAAGAGAAGGATGACAAGAGGGTCTCAAccacgtgggacccacgtATAGCAATTGTGCTAGTGAGGGAATGAGTTGCTAGATTTAGCCATTGAGAACTTAAGTTTAGCCATTCAAATGGCATGGCAAGTCAAATAGCCACTCTTttgaagaatattttttatgtaaaattattaaatttaagtatgacaGATGAAGTATGACAGATGAGATAATAATTCTCAAGATGCTGTTGCATGCTCGCTCTTCAGTCTTCATTGCACCTTCACTGCATTGCGTGCTGATGCTGTTACATGCTCGCTCTTCAGTCCATGCTGCCTTTCCTATGTATCCGTATGCGGTCAGGGGTATGAACAGAAATGCTGCTACAAGTACCATTGCAACATGCAGTAGGACACGTACGTTCTCACTAGAGGATGAGGAGGACAGTACTACCGTGTAGTAGTAGTGTGCAACGTGCATGACGCCATAGGCAAGCAGCAGTACACCATACGCATCTCAGGAACATGGTTCTCAGGTCCAGTTTGACCTCAGTAAAAAGCATCTCTACTGCTAGCTGTTACTGGTACATGTACCAGTACTTCCAAGGCTTTCTTCTCGCCATTAGTTTCCCAAAACTAGTTCCAAAATCTAAAGTCTGAAACTCAAAGCTTATAATTATCAGACTTATTTTGCTGGTAATGCCACCTCTAATATACCAGTTCCTTTGTCCTGCAAGAGTTAAGATGATAATACTGCCCCCTCTAAGTAAACTTATCACCCTTATTTTCCGCGGGCACACttcccaaactgttaaacgatgtatttttttataaaaattttctataaaaaagttatttaaaaaaatcatattaatctattttattttttaataattaacaattaattaatcatgtactaatctataatacgttttccgtgccagagTAAGTTACCTTAGCCCCATCACAGGAAAGCGGCCAATAGATGCATAGCATTCCACCTTCGTCATGTAAACTTGTTCTTGGAAACAAAACATaccttttttgaaaaaaaaactactagtGCTAATATACTCGTATTTCTAGAGAAAAAgaatactaataaaaaaatataaatatgttagtaCTACTAGTGTAATGTGGGAAGTTTTCTAGTATTACCCATCCCACACCCCTAGTAGTACGTTCGCTCGCTTTTTCTTGTGAGGCGGGGAGTTGAGATACGTCAGGGTATTTGACCTGGCGCAGCTGTCTGCCTGTCGTGCATTCAAGAGTCCAGATCCTCTGTGATCATACGCCTTGAAACCCAACCCTGCTTCTCCTCCAGCAAATCTTCCAATGCTGCGTTGCTATTGCTACGAGTAGCACAAATTACTCCCGTGATGTGTAGCATGGAACGCATTTTGCATCAAGCTGCCACTGCCACTAGCTACGCACCATTAACCGCAGGACAAAAATATGCAATTGTTCCACAGTGATAAACATGGCCTGAAGGCATCCTTGGCCAGACAATAGGGGATGCTCAACAGTTAATCTTTCTGCACCTTAGCTGGCCTCTCTTATGCGATTCTGTAtggtaaaagagaaaaaaaaaaaaaactctgttCTCAGGACATCCAATTCTGCGGTTGCAAATCTTGGTAACTGAATGAAATTGCAGTACTCAAATATATTTCCATGTTTTGAATGAACCATGACCTATTTGAGTGAGGTAGTTGGAGCATTGTCCATGTTCTATCTGAAGGTTTTACTAAAAGCT is part of the Oryza brachyantha chromosome 11, ObraRS2, whole genome shotgun sequence genome and encodes:
- the LOC102699447 gene encoding probable auxin efflux carrier component 1b yields the protein MITVLDLYHVLTAVVPLYVAMTLAYASVRWWRIFSPDQCSGINRFVALFAVPLLSFHFISTNNPFAMNLRFLAADSLQKLIVLALLALWCRLSCRGSLDWLITLFSLSTLPNTLVMGIPLLRGMYGADSGSLMVQIVVLQCIIWYTLMLFLFEYRGARLLVMEQFPDTAASIVSFRVDSDVVSLAGGAGGAAELQAEVGEDGRMRVTVRKSTSSRSEAACSHSHSHSQNMQPRVSNLSGVEIYSLQSSRNPTPRGSSFNHAEFFNIVGNGGGGAKQGDEEKGGHSPQPVVGKRKDLHMFVWSSSASPVSERAAAAAAGAVHVFGSAGADHGAAKGAQAYDEYSFGNKNEKDGHGPTLSKLGSNSTAQLRPKDDGEERPAALPPASVMTRLILIMVWRKLIRNPNTYSSLLGIIWSLVSYRWGIEMPAIIARSISILSDAGLGMAMFSLGLFMALQPRIIACGNSVASFAMAVRFLMGPAVMAAVSIAVGLRGVLLHIAIVQAALPQGIVPFVFAKEYNVHPDILSTAVIFGMLIALPITLVYYILLGL